Proteins encoded within one genomic window of Trichomycterus rosablanca isolate fTriRos1 chromosome 7, fTriRos1.hap1, whole genome shotgun sequence:
- the plin3 gene encoding mannose-6-phosphate receptor binding protein 1 isoform X1 — translation MAENGHMNKTDTDTPSSSQETQSVMSRMSNLPLVSSACDAVSSVYNSTKENVPALRGVMDAAESGVRTLSTAASSGTKPILNKLEPQIAMVNEYAIKGLDKMEEKLPILHQPADKLVDSVYQCVSGAKDAVMGAVMGGVEMTRTALSGGMNTAMGSRVAQMVSSGVGFALTRSEDWVEQNLPLTEKELAVLAEPLPQDETQAALTQNIGASQNSAHSYFVRLGKLSAVVRERALELSLIKAKIARDATHKAVSQIASTLDLFENVSGANKLVGAQEQLMKRWREWKKEEQIKDGQGGEAENVEEDGGKGNGEQMEGRALSMVRGMSEQLREACTGVVSSVQGLPATVQEQLMSARRSAEELHSSLGKTKSITPTLLEQSRNQLAQVRQSLDGVMEYLLNNTPLNWLVGPFSPQLTEKKPGAEEPSYKTLHH, via the exons ATGGCAGAGAATGGACACATGAATAAGACGGACACAGACACACCGTCCAGCTCTCAGGAGACTCAG AGTGTGATGTCTCGCATGAGTAATTTACCGCTGGTGAGCTCGGCGTGTGACGCAGTGTCCAGCGTCTACAACAGCACGAAGGAGAACGTCCCCGCCCTCAGAGGGGTGATGGATGCTGCAGAGAGCGGGGTTCGAACCCTGAGCACGGCTGCCAGCTCGGGCACCAAACCCATACTGAACAAATTAGAGCCACAAA TCGCCATGGTGAACGAATACGCAATTAAAGGACTGGACAAGATGGAGGAGAAACTTCCCATCCTGCACCAGCCGGCTGACAAG CTGGTGGACAGTGTGTACCAGTGCGTGTCCGGTGCCAAGGATGCCGTGATGGGCGCGGTCATGGGTGGGGTGGAGATGACCCGGACGGCGCTGAGCGGCGGAATGAACACGGCCATGGGAAGCAGAGTGGCTCAGATGGTCAGCAGTGGGGTCGGCTTCGCTCTGACTCGCTCAGAGGACTGGGTGGAGCAGAACCTGCCGCTCACCGAGAAGGAACTGG CTGTGCTGGCAGAGCCGCTGCCGCAGGATGAAACTCAGGCCGCGTTGACCCAGAACATCGGCGCGTCCCAGAACTCCGCCCACAGCTACTTCGTCCGTCTGGGGAAACTCTCGGCCGTGGTCCGGGAGCGAGCCCTGGAGCTGTCCCTCATCAAAGCCAAAATCGCTCGAGACGCCACGCACAAAGCCGTGTCCCAGATCGCCAGCACCCTGGACCTGTTTGAGAACGTCAGCGGGGCCAATAAGCTGGTGGGAGCTCAGGAGCAGCTGATGAAGAGATGGAGGGAGTGGAAGAAGGAGGAGCAGATCAAAGATGGACAGGGAGGAGAGGCAGAAAATGTGGAGGAGGACGGAGGTAAAGGTAATGGAGAG cagatGGAAGGGCGTGCCCTGTCCATGGTCCGTGGCATGAGTGAGCAGCTCCGCGAGGCGTGCACGGGCGTCGTATCCAGCGTCCAGGGCCTCCCCGCCACCGTCCAGGAACAGCTGATGAGCGCCCGGCGCTCGGCCGAAGAGCTTCACTCATCGCTGGGCAAAACCAAGAGCATCACGCCCACGCTGCTGGAGCAGAGCCGAAACCAGCTCGCACAG GTGAGACAGTCTTT
- the plin3 gene encoding mannose-6-phosphate receptor binding protein 1 isoform X2, whose protein sequence is MAENGHMNKTDTDTPSSSQETQSVMSRMSNLPLVSSACDAVSSVYNSTKENVPALRGVMDAAESGVRTLSTAASSGTKPILNKLEPQIAMVNEYAIKGLDKMEEKLPILHQPADKLVDSVYQCVSGAKDAVMGAVMGGVEMTRTALSGGMNTAMGSRVAQMVSSGVGFALTRSEDWVEQNLPLTEKELAVLAEPLPQDETQAALTQNIGASQNSAHSYFVRLGKLSAVVRERALELSLIKAKIARDATHKAVSQIASTLDLFENVSGANKLVGAQEQLMKRWREWKKEEQIKDGQGGEAENVEEDGGKGNGEMEGRALSMVRGMSEQLREACTGVVSSVQGLPATVQEQLMSARRSAEELHSSLGKTKSITPTLLEQSRNQLAQVRQSLDGVMEYLLNNTPLNWLVGPFSPQLTEKKPGAEEPSYKTLHH, encoded by the exons ATGGCAGAGAATGGACACATGAATAAGACGGACACAGACACACCGTCCAGCTCTCAGGAGACTCAG AGTGTGATGTCTCGCATGAGTAATTTACCGCTGGTGAGCTCGGCGTGTGACGCAGTGTCCAGCGTCTACAACAGCACGAAGGAGAACGTCCCCGCCCTCAGAGGGGTGATGGATGCTGCAGAGAGCGGGGTTCGAACCCTGAGCACGGCTGCCAGCTCGGGCACCAAACCCATACTGAACAAATTAGAGCCACAAA TCGCCATGGTGAACGAATACGCAATTAAAGGACTGGACAAGATGGAGGAGAAACTTCCCATCCTGCACCAGCCGGCTGACAAG CTGGTGGACAGTGTGTACCAGTGCGTGTCCGGTGCCAAGGATGCCGTGATGGGCGCGGTCATGGGTGGGGTGGAGATGACCCGGACGGCGCTGAGCGGCGGAATGAACACGGCCATGGGAAGCAGAGTGGCTCAGATGGTCAGCAGTGGGGTCGGCTTCGCTCTGACTCGCTCAGAGGACTGGGTGGAGCAGAACCTGCCGCTCACCGAGAAGGAACTGG CTGTGCTGGCAGAGCCGCTGCCGCAGGATGAAACTCAGGCCGCGTTGACCCAGAACATCGGCGCGTCCCAGAACTCCGCCCACAGCTACTTCGTCCGTCTGGGGAAACTCTCGGCCGTGGTCCGGGAGCGAGCCCTGGAGCTGTCCCTCATCAAAGCCAAAATCGCTCGAGACGCCACGCACAAAGCCGTGTCCCAGATCGCCAGCACCCTGGACCTGTTTGAGAACGTCAGCGGGGCCAATAAGCTGGTGGGAGCTCAGGAGCAGCTGATGAAGAGATGGAGGGAGTGGAAGAAGGAGGAGCAGATCAAAGATGGACAGGGAGGAGAGGCAGAAAATGTGGAGGAGGACGGAGGTAAAGGTAATGGAGAG atGGAAGGGCGTGCCCTGTCCATGGTCCGTGGCATGAGTGAGCAGCTCCGCGAGGCGTGCACGGGCGTCGTATCCAGCGTCCAGGGCCTCCCCGCCACCGTCCAGGAACAGCTGATGAGCGCCCGGCGCTCGGCCGAAGAGCTTCACTCATCGCTGGGCAAAACCAAGAGCATCACGCCCACGCTGCTGGAGCAGAGCCGAAACCAGCTCGCACAG GTGAGACAGTCTTT